One region of Corallococcus silvisoli genomic DNA includes:
- a CDS encoding M16 family metallopeptidase translates to MRAPTRLRTALAALLLASGCASTRSSAPAEPPAPAASIPAAPAPAPAEAPSPTKGVTLPETTTVTLKNGARLLLVEKHDLPLVAFSAWLRGGSSTDPAGKEGLAALTAQLLQKGAGSRNAQQFAEAVDGVGGELEIVPNREALLLNGSFLARDSALMVELLSDLLMRPRFDAQELEKARALRVSEIATAKDGDPRMLIGVYFNAFHFPAHPYGRPPLGSEASLPTIGRSDVLGWAKANLGADRLILSVVGDFDAKALGAKLEAALGGWAPAGQPLSAVPATAPTKGRRVLLVDKPDATQTYFAIGNTGIRRTDPDRVVAELSNTVLGGRFTSLLNTELRVKTGLTYGARSSLAPGLQAGPVTLTSYTQTATTGRAIDLALEVLARYRQDGVDDAMLTSAQAYVQGQFPPTLETGEQLAMKLSELAFYGLDAQDVNGFASAVAATTRDSVRAVNQRVLPANEDLTLVLLGKADALRDVARKYGPVTEMRISDKQFAPPPAR, encoded by the coding sequence ATGCGCGCGCCCACCCGTCTTCGCACCGCGCTCGCCGCGCTGCTGCTCGCCTCCGGCTGCGCGTCCACCCGGTCATCCGCGCCCGCCGAGCCCCCCGCGCCCGCCGCCTCCATCCCCGCGGCTCCAGCTCCGGCCCCCGCCGAGGCCCCTTCCCCGACGAAGGGCGTGACGCTGCCCGAGACGACCACCGTCACGCTGAAGAACGGGGCGCGGCTGCTGCTCGTGGAGAAGCACGACCTGCCGCTCGTGGCCTTCTCCGCGTGGCTCCGCGGAGGTTCGAGCACCGACCCCGCCGGCAAGGAGGGCCTGGCCGCGCTCACCGCCCAGCTGCTCCAGAAGGGCGCGGGCTCCCGCAACGCCCAGCAGTTCGCCGAGGCCGTGGACGGCGTGGGCGGCGAGCTGGAGATCGTGCCGAACCGCGAGGCGCTGCTCCTCAACGGCAGCTTCCTGGCTCGCGACTCCGCGCTGATGGTGGAGCTGCTGTCGGACCTGCTCATGCGTCCGCGCTTCGACGCGCAGGAGCTGGAGAAGGCCCGCGCGCTGCGCGTGTCGGAGATCGCCACCGCCAAGGATGGCGACCCGCGCATGCTCATCGGCGTGTACTTCAACGCCTTCCACTTCCCCGCGCACCCCTACGGCCGGCCGCCGCTGGGCAGTGAAGCGTCGCTGCCCACCATCGGCCGGAGCGACGTGCTCGGGTGGGCGAAGGCGAACCTGGGCGCGGACCGGCTCATCCTCTCCGTGGTGGGTGACTTCGACGCGAAGGCGCTCGGCGCGAAGCTGGAGGCCGCCCTGGGAGGCTGGGCTCCCGCGGGCCAGCCGCTCTCCGCCGTGCCCGCCACCGCGCCCACGAAGGGCCGGCGCGTGCTGCTGGTGGACAAGCCCGACGCCACCCAGACCTACTTCGCCATCGGCAACACCGGCATCCGCCGCACCGACCCGGACCGCGTCGTGGCGGAGCTGTCCAACACCGTGCTGGGGGGGCGCTTCACCTCGCTGCTCAACACCGAGCTGCGCGTGAAGACCGGCCTCACCTACGGCGCCCGCTCCAGCCTGGCCCCCGGCCTCCAGGCGGGCCCGGTCACCCTCACGTCCTATACCCAGACGGCCACCACGGGCCGCGCCATCGACCTGGCGCTGGAGGTGCTCGCGCGCTACCGCCAGGACGGCGTGGATGACGCCATGCTCACCTCCGCCCAGGCCTACGTGCAGGGACAGTTTCCCCCCACGCTGGAGACGGGCGAGCAGCTGGCCATGAAGCTGTCGGAGCTGGCCTTCTACGGCCTGGACGCGCAGGACGTGAACGGCTTCGCGAGCGCCGTGGCCGCCACCACCCGCGACAGCGTCCGCGCCGTGAACCAGCGCGTCCTGCCCGCCAACGAGGACCTGACCCTCGTCCTCCTGGGCAAGGCGGACGCCCTGCGCGACGTGGCCCGTAAGTACGGCCCCGTCACGGAGATGAGAATCTCCGACAAGCAATTCGCGCCGCCGCCCGCCCGGTGA